Proteins from one Mixophyes fleayi isolate aMixFle1 chromosome 9, aMixFle1.hap1, whole genome shotgun sequence genomic window:
- the LOC142101203 gene encoding CCN family member 1-like — translation MFLGSLLLAAVLGIACSMRTGEPSCPTNCVCAKDGPSCSPGISLVIDACGCCKVCARQYNQDCDFRHPCDHIKGLHCDFGADPSSSLGICRAKSEGRPCEFFGQIYQNGENFQPNCKHQCTCMDGVVGCMPLCPQEMALPSVDCINPRLMKVPGQCCEEWMCDSNHISEDSGDTTAGDVDDSLKSSEENVDQEDVEPVSSNELISLVRNGFKVDTALGPHPQPDRSSCAIQTTEWSQCSKSCGMGLSARITNDNPQCKLMKETRLCQIRPCKDPFPTKPKNGKKCTRTKKAKQAAHFTYAGCASARRYKPHYCGSCTDGRCCAPSKTRTMRVRFRCDDGDTFQKSMMWVEKCRCHQNCPYHTELSYPHYRLHNDIHKFTD, via the exons GGGGAGCCATCGTGCCCGACAAACTGTGTGTGTGCCAAGGACggcccgagctgctcccctggCATCAGCCTTGTGATCGACGCCTGTGGGTGCTGCAAGGTTTGTGCCCGCCAGTACAACCAGGACTGCGATTTCAGGCACCCCTGCGACCACATCAAAGGACTCCACTGTGACTTCGGAGCCGACCCTTCATCCAGCCTAGGGATCTGCAGAG caaaGTCCGAAGGGCGACCCTGTGAATTCTTTGGGCAGATCTACCAGAACGGAGAGAACTTCCAACCCAACTGCAAGCACCAGTGCACCTGTATGGACGGCGTGGTAGGCTGCATGCCCCTGTGCCCCCAGGAGATGGCGCTGCCCAGTGTGGACTGCATCAATCCTAGACTGATGAAGGTGCCCGGACAATGTTGCGAGGAATGGATGTGTGACAGTAACCACATCTCCGAGGACTCGGGAGACACTACTGCCGGAGACGTGGATGACTCCTTGAAGTCGTCCGAAGAGAACGTAGACCAGGAGGACGTCGAACCAGTGTCCAGCAATGAGCTCATATCGTTGGTCCGAAATGGATTCAAGGTGGACACAG CTCTGGGTCCTCATCCTCAGCCGGATCGCTCCAGCTGCGCCATCCAGACCACCGAATGGTCGCAGTGCTCCAAATCTTGCGGCATGGGCCTGTCTGCCAGGATAACCAATGATAATCCTCAGTGCAAGCTCATGAAGGAGACACGCCTCTGCCAAATTCGGCCCTGCAAGGACCCTTTCCCCACGAAACCTAAG AACGGGAAGAAATGCACCAGGACGAAGAAAGCCAAGCAGGCCGCCCACTTCACTTACGCCGGCTGCGCCAGCGCACGGCGCTACAAGCCGCACTACTGCGGATCGTGCACAGACGGAAGGTGCTGCGCTCCATCCAAGACCCGCACCATGCGCGTCCGCTTCCGTTGCGACGACGGGGACACCTTCCAGAAAAGCATGATGTGGGTGGAAAAGTGTCGGTGTCACCAGAACTGCCCATACCACACCGAGCTGTCCTACCCGCACTACCGGTTGCACAACGACATCCACAAGTTCACGGATTGA